The following are from one region of the Littorina saxatilis isolate snail1 linkage group LG2, US_GU_Lsax_2.0, whole genome shotgun sequence genome:
- the LOC138957355 gene encoding CAP-Gly domain-containing linker protein 1-like isoform X1 gives MDTLSAVRDSPRKKLTPRNVMRLRPVLECRMPTLASKAAFILHGDERSAMPGAAGHRPGGLRQLQQSVPPRTMRDVRAAVTKEMKSVTRKVARLEREYYGDKKTVHNEVEKYAYSVKVLMKSLWILDLNKASAIDEMIKQAANPDRYKQDPKHPAALKEVWAKIQTFLPDRVSVLVESCQGMFNNLVRYCVSFYDAEKDGYLETPAHYTEQIAVWKEKAELSIQSARNLYKKFRTSGITASMLSSPVKAFCSRSDIHKLLFLVMFADACTHIRSALSVMTQWLSTDENYAAYVKNDLTELEKLKEEKMKVLREMKQKCHTLTYTQSKLEQDHAKLTHELHAMKEKEQSLRIDEVSLVNALNDMELEMEFKERRRENIKKRPAVSEHGEASVETYETLTSELKSLKERLPMVLRSLAQVRLKLGQVDNKLGQLEKAERDLIATKRELKQAEEDRDLKEQEFVETEEAAQLARKILLCKTANDATEKLYYSVPFGTKTVKTKGETAKGPMARICKLISTKIERDWVQLYLNLPFYPQRGEETIEHDVMELTELGSRASVSWTARQALERWKRYHTRANVEDLRRTLRKIKRSDIIKVIDEGFKSPAKVVDPFELQEEAPPPVRPELVPFYRLIERYDQIRASKAKS, from the exons ATGGATACATTGAGTGCTGTGCGTGATTCCCCGAGAAAGAAACTGACCCCGAGAAACGTTATGCGG CTACGACCGGTCCTAGAATGCCGCATGCCCACTCTGGCCAGCAAAGCAGCCTTCATACTGCATGGGGACGAGCGGTCAGCCATGCCGGGGGCCGCTGGTCACCGCCCGGGGGGCCTGCGTCAGCTGCAGCAGTCCGTTCCCCCCAGGACTATGCGTGACGTTAGAGCCGCTGTGACGAAAGAGATGAAGTCTGTGACGCGCAAAGTGGCGCGGCTGGAGCGAGAGTATTACGGCGACAAGAAGACTGTGCATAACGAGGTGGAGAAGTACGCCTACTCCGTCAAGGTCCTGATGAAGTCTCTGTGGATCCTGGATCTTAACAAG GCTTCCGCCATAGATGAAATGATCAAACAGGCGGCCAACCCAGACCGCTACAAACAGGACCCCAAGCACCCCGCCGCCCTGAAAGAGGTTTGGGCCAAGATTCAGACTTTCCTGCCAGACAGGGTCTCGGTTCTCGTCGAGTCGTGCCAAGGCATGTTCAACAACCTCGTCAG GTACTGTGTAAGTTTCTACGACGCAGAGAAGGACGGCTACCTGGAAACACCTGCCCACTACACAGAGCAGATTGCCGTGTGGAAAGAGAAAGCAGAACTCAGCATCCAGAGTGCCAGGAACCTCTACAAGAAGTTTAGAACCTCTGGCATCACCGCCAGCATGCTCag CTCCCCAGTGAAGGCGTTCTGCTCGCGCAGTGACATCCACAAGCTGCTGTTCCTGGTGATGTTTGCCGACGCCTGCACGCACATCCGCAGCGCGCTGTCCGTCATGACGCAGTGGCTGAGCACGGACGAGAACTACGCGGCCTACGTCAAGAACGACCTGACGGAGCTCGAGAAACTCAAGGAAGAGAAGATGAAG GTGTTGCgagagatgaaacagaaatGCCACACTCTGACCTACACCCAGAGCAAACTGGAGCAGGATCACGCCAAGCTGACCCACGAGTTGCACGCCATGAAGGAGAAGGAACAGAGTCTGCGTATCGATGAGGTCTCCTTGGTCAACGCG CTGAACGACATGGAGTTAGAAATGGAGTTCAAAGAAAGACGACGTGAGAACATCAAAAAGAGACCGGCAGTTTCAGAACATGGCGAGGCCTCGGTGGAGACCTACGAAACCTTGACTTCCGAGCTGAAGAGTCTCAAAGAGCGACTACCCATGGTTCTCAGGTCCCTGGCCCAGGTTCGTCTCAAACTGGGACAGGTCGACAACAAGCTGGGACAACTGGAGAAGGCTGAGCGTGACCTGATTGCCACCAAGAGGGAACTAAAACAGGCGGAAGAGGACCGGGATCTGAAAGAACAG GAGTTTGTGGAGACGGAGGAGGCGGCCCAGCTCGCACGGAAGATCCTGCTGTGTAAGACAGCCAACGACGCCACGGAAAAACTCTACTACAGCGTGCCCTTCGGTACCAAGACCGTCAAGACCAAGGGCGAAACGGCCAAAG GTCCAATGGCCCGCATCTGCAAGTTGATCAGCACCAAGATCGAGAGGGACTGGGTGCAGCTGTACCTCAACCTGCCCTTCTACCCACAACGAGGCGAGGAGACCATCGAGCATGACGTCATGGAGCTGACAGAGCTGGGGTCACGTGCGTCCGTGTCATGGACAGCGCGACAAGCCCTGGAGCGATGGAAGCGCTACCACACTCGCGCCAACGTGGAAGACCTCCGGCGGACCCTTCGCAAGATCAAGCGGTCCGACATCATCAAGGTCATTGACGAGGGTTTCAAGTCGCCCGCCAAGGTCGTCGATCCTTTCGAGCTTCAGGAAGAGGCCCCACCCCCTGTGAGGCCCGAGCTGGTGCCGTTCTACAGACTGATTGAGAGATATGATCAGATTCGCGCCAGCAAAGCAAAATCTTGA
- the LOC138957355 gene encoding CAP-Gly domain-containing linker protein 1-like isoform X2, translating into MSLSQLRPVLECRMPTLASKAAFILHGDERSAMPGAAGHRPGGLRQLQQSVPPRTMRDVRAAVTKEMKSVTRKVARLEREYYGDKKTVHNEVEKYAYSVKVLMKSLWILDLNKASAIDEMIKQAANPDRYKQDPKHPAALKEVWAKIQTFLPDRVSVLVESCQGMFNNLVRYCVSFYDAEKDGYLETPAHYTEQIAVWKEKAELSIQSARNLYKKFRTSGITASMLSSPVKAFCSRSDIHKLLFLVMFADACTHIRSALSVMTQWLSTDENYAAYVKNDLTELEKLKEEKMKVLREMKQKCHTLTYTQSKLEQDHAKLTHELHAMKEKEQSLRIDEVSLVNALNDMELEMEFKERRRENIKKRPAVSEHGEASVETYETLTSELKSLKERLPMVLRSLAQVRLKLGQVDNKLGQLEKAERDLIATKRELKQAEEDRDLKEQEFVETEEAAQLARKILLCKTANDATEKLYYSVPFGTKTVKTKGETAKGPMARICKLISTKIERDWVQLYLNLPFYPQRGEETIEHDVMELTELGSRASVSWTARQALERWKRYHTRANVEDLRRTLRKIKRSDIIKVIDEGFKSPAKVVDPFELQEEAPPPVRPELVPFYRLIERYDQIRASKAKS; encoded by the exons ATGTCTCTGTCACAGCTACGACCGGTCCTAGAATGCCGCATGCCCACTCTGGCCAGCAAAGCAGCCTTCATACTGCATGGGGACGAGCGGTCAGCCATGCCGGGGGCCGCTGGTCACCGCCCGGGGGGCCTGCGTCAGCTGCAGCAGTCCGTTCCCCCCAGGACTATGCGTGACGTTAGAGCCGCTGTGACGAAAGAGATGAAGTCTGTGACGCGCAAAGTGGCGCGGCTGGAGCGAGAGTATTACGGCGACAAGAAGACTGTGCATAACGAGGTGGAGAAGTACGCCTACTCCGTCAAGGTCCTGATGAAGTCTCTGTGGATCCTGGATCTTAACAAG GCTTCCGCCATAGATGAAATGATCAAACAGGCGGCCAACCCAGACCGCTACAAACAGGACCCCAAGCACCCCGCCGCCCTGAAAGAGGTTTGGGCCAAGATTCAGACTTTCCTGCCAGACAGGGTCTCGGTTCTCGTCGAGTCGTGCCAAGGCATGTTCAACAACCTCGTCAG GTACTGTGTAAGTTTCTACGACGCAGAGAAGGACGGCTACCTGGAAACACCTGCCCACTACACAGAGCAGATTGCCGTGTGGAAAGAGAAAGCAGAACTCAGCATCCAGAGTGCCAGGAACCTCTACAAGAAGTTTAGAACCTCTGGCATCACCGCCAGCATGCTCag CTCCCCAGTGAAGGCGTTCTGCTCGCGCAGTGACATCCACAAGCTGCTGTTCCTGGTGATGTTTGCCGACGCCTGCACGCACATCCGCAGCGCGCTGTCCGTCATGACGCAGTGGCTGAGCACGGACGAGAACTACGCGGCCTACGTCAAGAACGACCTGACGGAGCTCGAGAAACTCAAGGAAGAGAAGATGAAG GTGTTGCgagagatgaaacagaaatGCCACACTCTGACCTACACCCAGAGCAAACTGGAGCAGGATCACGCCAAGCTGACCCACGAGTTGCACGCCATGAAGGAGAAGGAACAGAGTCTGCGTATCGATGAGGTCTCCTTGGTCAACGCG CTGAACGACATGGAGTTAGAAATGGAGTTCAAAGAAAGACGACGTGAGAACATCAAAAAGAGACCGGCAGTTTCAGAACATGGCGAGGCCTCGGTGGAGACCTACGAAACCTTGACTTCCGAGCTGAAGAGTCTCAAAGAGCGACTACCCATGGTTCTCAGGTCCCTGGCCCAGGTTCGTCTCAAACTGGGACAGGTCGACAACAAGCTGGGACAACTGGAGAAGGCTGAGCGTGACCTGATTGCCACCAAGAGGGAACTAAAACAGGCGGAAGAGGACCGGGATCTGAAAGAACAG GAGTTTGTGGAGACGGAGGAGGCGGCCCAGCTCGCACGGAAGATCCTGCTGTGTAAGACAGCCAACGACGCCACGGAAAAACTCTACTACAGCGTGCCCTTCGGTACCAAGACCGTCAAGACCAAGGGCGAAACGGCCAAAG GTCCAATGGCCCGCATCTGCAAGTTGATCAGCACCAAGATCGAGAGGGACTGGGTGCAGCTGTACCTCAACCTGCCCTTCTACCCACAACGAGGCGAGGAGACCATCGAGCATGACGTCATGGAGCTGACAGAGCTGGGGTCACGTGCGTCCGTGTCATGGACAGCGCGACAAGCCCTGGAGCGATGGAAGCGCTACCACACTCGCGCCAACGTGGAAGACCTCCGGCGGACCCTTCGCAAGATCAAGCGGTCCGACATCATCAAGGTCATTGACGAGGGTTTCAAGTCGCCCGCCAAGGTCGTCGATCCTTTCGAGCTTCAGGAAGAGGCCCCACCCCCTGTGAGGCCCGAGCTGGTGCCGTTCTACAGACTGATTGAGAGATATGATCAGATTCGCGCCAGCAAAGCAAAATCTTGA
- the LOC138957355 gene encoding CAP-Gly domain-containing linker protein 1-like isoform X3 → MKSLWILDLNKASAIDEMIKQAANPDRYKQDPKHPAALKEVWAKIQTFLPDRVSVLVESCQGMFNNLVRYCVSFYDAEKDGYLETPAHYTEQIAVWKEKAELSIQSARNLYKKFRTSGITASMLSSPVKAFCSRSDIHKLLFLVMFADACTHIRSALSVMTQWLSTDENYAAYVKNDLTELEKLKEEKMKVLREMKQKCHTLTYTQSKLEQDHAKLTHELHAMKEKEQSLRIDEVSLVNALNDMELEMEFKERRRENIKKRPAVSEHGEASVETYETLTSELKSLKERLPMVLRSLAQVRLKLGQVDNKLGQLEKAERDLIATKRELKQAEEDRDLKEQEFVETEEAAQLARKILLCKTANDATEKLYYSVPFGTKTVKTKGETAKGPMARICKLISTKIERDWVQLYLNLPFYPQRGEETIEHDVMELTELGSRASVSWTARQALERWKRYHTRANVEDLRRTLRKIKRSDIIKVIDEGFKSPAKVVDPFELQEEAPPPVRPELVPFYRLIERYDQIRASKAKS, encoded by the exons ATGAAGTCTCTGTGGATCCTGGATCTTAACAAG GCTTCCGCCATAGATGAAATGATCAAACAGGCGGCCAACCCAGACCGCTACAAACAGGACCCCAAGCACCCCGCCGCCCTGAAAGAGGTTTGGGCCAAGATTCAGACTTTCCTGCCAGACAGGGTCTCGGTTCTCGTCGAGTCGTGCCAAGGCATGTTCAACAACCTCGTCAG GTACTGTGTAAGTTTCTACGACGCAGAGAAGGACGGCTACCTGGAAACACCTGCCCACTACACAGAGCAGATTGCCGTGTGGAAAGAGAAAGCAGAACTCAGCATCCAGAGTGCCAGGAACCTCTACAAGAAGTTTAGAACCTCTGGCATCACCGCCAGCATGCTCag CTCCCCAGTGAAGGCGTTCTGCTCGCGCAGTGACATCCACAAGCTGCTGTTCCTGGTGATGTTTGCCGACGCCTGCACGCACATCCGCAGCGCGCTGTCCGTCATGACGCAGTGGCTGAGCACGGACGAGAACTACGCGGCCTACGTCAAGAACGACCTGACGGAGCTCGAGAAACTCAAGGAAGAGAAGATGAAG GTGTTGCgagagatgaaacagaaatGCCACACTCTGACCTACACCCAGAGCAAACTGGAGCAGGATCACGCCAAGCTGACCCACGAGTTGCACGCCATGAAGGAGAAGGAACAGAGTCTGCGTATCGATGAGGTCTCCTTGGTCAACGCG CTGAACGACATGGAGTTAGAAATGGAGTTCAAAGAAAGACGACGTGAGAACATCAAAAAGAGACCGGCAGTTTCAGAACATGGCGAGGCCTCGGTGGAGACCTACGAAACCTTGACTTCCGAGCTGAAGAGTCTCAAAGAGCGACTACCCATGGTTCTCAGGTCCCTGGCCCAGGTTCGTCTCAAACTGGGACAGGTCGACAACAAGCTGGGACAACTGGAGAAGGCTGAGCGTGACCTGATTGCCACCAAGAGGGAACTAAAACAGGCGGAAGAGGACCGGGATCTGAAAGAACAG GAGTTTGTGGAGACGGAGGAGGCGGCCCAGCTCGCACGGAAGATCCTGCTGTGTAAGACAGCCAACGACGCCACGGAAAAACTCTACTACAGCGTGCCCTTCGGTACCAAGACCGTCAAGACCAAGGGCGAAACGGCCAAAG GTCCAATGGCCCGCATCTGCAAGTTGATCAGCACCAAGATCGAGAGGGACTGGGTGCAGCTGTACCTCAACCTGCCCTTCTACCCACAACGAGGCGAGGAGACCATCGAGCATGACGTCATGGAGCTGACAGAGCTGGGGTCACGTGCGTCCGTGTCATGGACAGCGCGACAAGCCCTGGAGCGATGGAAGCGCTACCACACTCGCGCCAACGTGGAAGACCTCCGGCGGACCCTTCGCAAGATCAAGCGGTCCGACATCATCAAGGTCATTGACGAGGGTTTCAAGTCGCCCGCCAAGGTCGTCGATCCTTTCGAGCTTCAGGAAGAGGCCCCACCCCCTGTGAGGCCCGAGCTGGTGCCGTTCTACAGACTGATTGAGAGATATGATCAGATTCGCGCCAGCAAAGCAAAATCTTGA